One region of bacterium HR17 genomic DNA includes:
- a CDS encoding D-threonine aldolase codes for MTWRDTERCVGRSIFDESVPTPFVFIDRAILQRNIAHMQALAQTAGVGLRPHTKTHKIAAIAQMQLQAGACGLTVAKLGEAAAFTDAGIRASFMVAQPFVGAEKVRWALRMAETCEMLLCLDSVELAAAMGDIAVRDGKQVDIVLIVDTDYKRFGVDWRQAPRVAEQIARLNGVHFRGIRSHDGRTYRMPTMEERMQVAKEEAERMAEAANQIRQRGVDCDLVSIGSTPGAYFALQNGWTDGITEVRPGNYVFHDRMQISLGVARPDDCALRVVASVVSTPREGEALIDAGLKTLTGTLDRFSEGYGLVVAYTVKGNTHRLVKSSGWSGDQPSKTPQMVIERLWEECGLIRCEGESLRVGDRLVIVPNHACEITNLAEIVFYGTNDRIEGFWVAEARGKVW; via the coding sequence ATGACCTGGCGGGATACAGAACGGTGCGTTGGACGGAGCATTTTTGACGAGAGTGTGCCGACACCGTTCGTGTTTATTGACCGCGCCATCTTGCAGCGCAATATCGCTCACATGCAAGCGCTGGCGCAAACGGCGGGGGTCGGGTTGCGCCCCCATACCAAGACGCACAAAATCGCCGCCATCGCTCAAATGCAACTTCAAGCGGGTGCTTGCGGGCTGACTGTCGCCAAACTGGGCGAAGCCGCTGCTTTTACAGACGCTGGCATCCGCGCCAGTTTTATGGTCGCTCAACCCTTCGTCGGTGCCGAAAAAGTGCGGTGGGCGTTGCGGATGGCGGAAACTTGCGAGATGCTCCTTTGCCTTGACAGTGTGGAGTTAGCGGCAGCGATGGGCGACATCGCCGTCCGTGACGGCAAACAGGTGGACATCGTGCTCATCGTGGACACTGACTACAAGCGTTTCGGTGTGGACTGGCGACAAGCCCCGAGGGTCGCCGAGCAAATTGCCCGTTTGAACGGCGTGCACTTTCGCGGCATCCGTTCCCACGACGGGCGTACCTATCGGATGCCGACGATGGAAGAACGGATGCAAGTGGCAAAGGAGGAGGCGGAGCGGATGGCGGAAGCCGCTAACCAAATTCGTCAAAGGGGTGTTGATTGTGACTTAGTCAGCATCGGGAGCACCCCCGGCGCCTACTTCGCCTTGCAGAACGGTTGGACGGACGGTATCACAGAGGTGCGCCCCGGCAACTATGTTTTCCACGACCGTATGCAAATTAGTCTGGGAGTCGCTCGTCCTGACGATTGTGCGTTGCGCGTCGTGGCATCAGTGGTTTCAACCCCCCGTGAAGGAGAGGCACTTATTGACGCCGGACTGAAAACTTTGACGGGAACGCTTGACAGGTTTTCGGAAGGCTATGGGTTGGTTGTCGCTTACACGGTCAAAGGGAACACCCACAGGCTTGTCAAAAGTAGCGGTTGGTCAGGGGACCAACCCTCCAAAACGCCACAAATGGTCATAGAGCGCCTTTGGGAAGAGTGCGGGTTAATTCGTTGCGAAGGTGAGTCATTGCGCGTAGGTGACAGATTGGTTATCGTGCCCAACCACGCCTGCGAAATCACCAACCTCGCTGAAATCGTGTTCTATGGGACGAACGACCGCATTGAAGGCTTCTGGGTCGCTGAAGCACGGGGAAAAGTGTGGTGA